In Daucus carota subsp. sativus chromosome 4, DH1 v3.0, whole genome shotgun sequence, one DNA window encodes the following:
- the LOC108215936 gene encoding uncharacterized protein LOC108215936 isoform X3, with the protein MEILVLSSLNWNMNPVTQYSFIDHIIRRLGLKMYPHCDFLRRPLRSLLCHSPCKCMCHSATIDKPAWVIICIVFVLAVIDEGKRQNYISEDINKDNVQASDCKIEVADIRWGSVLMVQVGILDKKRELQRKLNRIARTADSCTISGLNNLKKEVVKALLEHHDSCQFAYLFAKYDEMEKYSRPCFRGFLETELAKFDKEDETFLNVDGVIGKKDSGGNFNSSDNEYSVVTLLVLADGEYWIPSVKWHTPLVSKADVKIALQKIRSIRMSNLEALEVLWTPQTENDSISEQELRRDFGLLMRPVKLIKKPYSLLSWF; encoded by the exons ATGGAAATTTTGGTACTCTCTTCTCTTAATTGGAATATGAATCCAGTGACTCAGTATTCATTTATTGATCATATAATAAGGAGGCTTGGATTGAAGATGTACCCACATTGTGATTTTCTAAGAAGGCCGTTACGATCGTTACTG TGCCACAGTCCTTGTAAATGCATGTGCCACTCTGCCACAATTGATAAACCAGCCTGGGTTATAATATGCATAGTGTTTGTACTTGCTGTAATCGATGAGGGCAAGcgtcaaaattatatttcagaagatataaataaAGACAATGTGCAAGCATCTGATTGCAAAATAGAGGTGGCGGACATTAGATGGGGAAGTGTGCTTATGGTTCAG GTTGGAATTTTGGACAAGAAGCGAGAATTGCAAAGGAAGTTAAATAGAATTGCCCGAACTGCAGACTCCTGCACCATAAGTGGTTTAAACAACCTTAAGAAAG AAGTGGTGAAAGCTCTACTTGAGCATCATGATTCTTGCCAGTTTGCTTATCTCTTT GCAAAATACGATGAGATGGAGAAGTATAGCAGACCATGTTTCAGAGGATTTCTTGAGACAGAGCTTGCAAAATTTGACAAAGAAGATGAGACGTTTTTGAATGTCGATGGTGTTATAGGTAAAAAAGATTCTGGAGGGAATTTCAACAGCAGTGACAATGAGTATTCAGTG GTAACATTGTTGGTGCTTGCTGATGGCGAATACTGGATTCCATCGGTGAAGTGGCATACACCACTTGTGAGCAAGGCGGACGTTAAAATCGCACTGCAAAAGATTCGTTCCATCCGAATGAGCAATTTAGAG GCTCTTGAGGTGCTGTGGACCCCACAAACGGAGAATGACAGTATATCGGAACAAGAACTTCGCAGAGATTTCGGACTTCTAATGAGACCTGTTAAGTTAATTAAGAAGCCGTATagcctactttcttggttttaA
- the LOC108215936 gene encoding uncharacterized protein LOC108215936 isoform X4, with protein MCHSATIDKPAWVIICIVFVLAVIDEGKRQNYISEDINKDNVQASDCKIEVADIRWGSVLMVQVGILDKKRELQRKLNRIARTADSCTISGLNNLKKEVVKALLEHHDSCQFAYLFAKYDEMEKYSRPCFRGFLETELAKFDKEDETFLNVDGVIGKKDSGGNFNSSDNEYSVVTLLVLADGEYWIPSVKWHTPLVSKADVKIALQKIRSIRMSNLEALEVLWTPQTENDSISEQELRRDFGLLMRPVKLIKKPYSLLSWF; from the exons ATGTGCCACTCTGCCACAATTGATAAACCAGCCTGGGTTATAATATGCATAGTGTTTGTACTTGCTGTAATCGATGAGGGCAAGcgtcaaaattatatttcagaagatataaataaAGACAATGTGCAAGCATCTGATTGCAAAATAGAGGTGGCGGACATTAGATGGGGAAGTGTGCTTATGGTTCAG GTTGGAATTTTGGACAAGAAGCGAGAATTGCAAAGGAAGTTAAATAGAATTGCCCGAACTGCAGACTCCTGCACCATAAGTGGTTTAAACAACCTTAAGAAAG AAGTGGTGAAAGCTCTACTTGAGCATCATGATTCTTGCCAGTTTGCTTATCTCTTT GCAAAATACGATGAGATGGAGAAGTATAGCAGACCATGTTTCAGAGGATTTCTTGAGACAGAGCTTGCAAAATTTGACAAAGAAGATGAGACGTTTTTGAATGTCGATGGTGTTATAGGTAAAAAAGATTCTGGAGGGAATTTCAACAGCAGTGACAATGAGTATTCAGTG GTAACATTGTTGGTGCTTGCTGATGGCGAATACTGGATTCCATCGGTGAAGTGGCATACACCACTTGTGAGCAAGGCGGACGTTAAAATCGCACTGCAAAAGATTCGTTCCATCCGAATGAGCAATTTAGAG GCTCTTGAGGTGCTGTGGACCCCACAAACGGAGAATGACAGTATATCGGAACAAGAACTTCGCAGAGATTTCGGACTTCTAATGAGACCTGTTAAGTTAATTAAGAAGCCGTATagcctactttcttggttttaA
- the LOC108218756 gene encoding ubiquitin-conjugating enzyme E2 36, translating into MANSSNLPRRIIKETQRLLSEPAPGISASPSEDNMRYFNVMILGPTQSPYEGGVFKLELFLPEEYPMAAPKVRFLTKIYHPNIDKLGRICLDILKDKWSPALQIRTVLLSIQALLSAPNPDDPLSENIAKHWKTNEAEAVETAKEWTRLYASGA; encoded by the exons ATGGCGAATAGCAGCAATCTTCCTCGTCGCATCATCAAA GAAACTCAGCGTCTTCTCAGCGAACCAg CGCCTGGAATAAGCGCATCGCCATCTGAGGATAATATGCGATACTTCAATGTCATGATTCTTGGGCCAACACAATCTCCATATGAAG GTGGGGTATTTAAGCTTGAGTTATTTTTGCCTGAAGAATACCCAATGGCTGCTCCCAAG GTCCGGTTCCTTACCAAAATTTACCATCCTAACATCGACAAG CTTGGAAGGATATGTCTTGATATTTTGAAAGACAAATGGAGTCCTGCTCTTCAGATTCGTACCGTACTGTTAAG CATTCAAGCCCTTCTGAGTGCTCCGAATCCTGATGACCCactctctgagaatattgcaaAGCATTGGAAAACAAATGAGGCTGAAGCTGTTGAGACAG CAAAGGAGTGGACCCGTTTGTATGCTAGTGGTGCTTAa
- the LOC108216146 gene encoding putative OVARIAN TUMOR DOMAIN-containing deubiquitinating enzyme 8 isoform X2 has protein sequence MVLIGKAYFDPLNIFGKKRFRVKAVDDDDGHKGGDDDDKPEWLKRLEKFLKKYESLTKIVAYFKLITDIVKFMWWLYKYVLLPGYAIGKKFLKPEPRIVIALSDKGEEQKNKSGENHSNKGESQKKKQNEEESKTEEQKKKQNEEESKTEEQKKKQNEEESKTEEQNEEVSRWRIQFFKCVFYIYIQVQLHIHFGK, from the exons ATGGTCTTGATTGGCAAG GCATATTTTGATCCACTGAATATTTTTGGGAAGAAACGGTTTAGGGTTAAAGCtgtagatgatgatgatggccATAAAGGTGGAGATGATGACGATAAACCAGAATGGTTAAAGAGGCTCGAAAAATTTCTAAAGAAATATGAGTCTTTGACCAAGATTGTTGCATATTTTAAGCTAATCACTGATATTGTGAAATTCATGTGGTGGCTGTACAAATATGTGTTACTTCCAGGCTATGCAATTGGAAAAAAGTTTTTAAAGCCAGAGCCTAGGATTGTGATTGCCCTTTCAGATAAGGGAGAAGAACAGAAGAACAAAAGTGGGGAAAATCACAGCAACAAGGGggaaagccaaaagaaaaagcaaAATGAGGAAGAGAGCAAAACGGAAGAACAGAAGAAAAAGCAAAATGAGGAAGAGAGCAAAACGGAAGAACAGAAGAAAAAGCAAAACGAGGAAGAGAGCAAAACTGAAGAACAGAATGAGGAAGTGAGCAGATGGAGGATTCAATTTTTCAAGTGCGTGTTCTACATTTACATCCAAGTGCAGTTGCATATCCATTTTGGTAAATAG
- the LOC108219148 gene encoding TPR repeat-containing thioredoxin TTL1: MSHSGADTLADRLKRSLRYDQKRDDNDNGDVNKPDFREIDLGLGSGSPVSPLRPNVQVATSSRSSSSSSSSSGSFSGRNDQNPVAKKSASGSTAANTTNSGELSGSGHNSPTYSGRVKKQPVTRGSESGGSQLIYSGGGSVSSPPANVLPAGNICPSGKILKADVSAPRSSRPDVLGTGRGHYGHGSIMRGGGSVKFDAGGSSGVAGNSRAGVLAGKGVMSGGVDGEEMKRLGNEEYKRGHFSEALSYYDRAIAISPENAAYHYNKAAALIGLKRLGMAVRECEEVLRLDPGYVRAHYRLGSLYLCLGQVDNARRHICFTGIQPDPIELQKLHAVEKHLSKCTSARRIGDWKVVLREADAAVASGADASPQLFACKAEALLKLRQYADAELCISNIPRVGTSSLSCSQNKFLGMLSEAYILLVRSQIEMSMGRFDSAVTSAEKAAQIDTLSAEVSALLSNVRAVARARARGNDLFKSERFTEASAAYGEGLRLNPSSSVLYCNRAACWYKLGQWERSIDDCNQALNILPNYTKALLRRAASNSKLERWVEAVRDYEVLRKELPNDNDVAEALFHAQVGLRKSRGEDVHNMKFGGDVELVSGLEQFRAAISSPSASVVHFKSASDLQCNQISPFVDTLCSRYPSINFLKVDVRDSPGIANAENVKLVPTFKIYKNGSRLKEMICPSPEVLESSVRHYSS, encoded by the exons ATGTCACATTCAGGGGCGGATACACTGGCGGATCGATTGAAAAGGTCTTTAAGATATGATCAAAAGAGAGATGATAATGATAATGGTGATGTTAATAAGCCTGATTTTAGAGAAATAGATCTGGGCTTGGGCTCGGGCTCGCCGGTGTCTCCGTTGAGGCCCAATGTACAAGTGGCTACTAGTAGTAGAAGCAGTAGTAGTAGCTCTAGCTCATCCGGATCCTTTTCGGGTCGGAATGATCAGAACCCAGTTGCTAAAAAGTCTGCTTCCGGCAGTACAGCTGCTAATACTACAAATTCCGGCGAGTTATCCGGGTCGGGTCATAACTCGCCGACATATTCGGGGCGGGTCAAGAAGCAGCCGGTGACCCGGGGGTCGGAGTCTGGTGGGTCCCAACTGATATACTCCGGCGGGGGGTCGGTGAGTTCGCCGCCGGCTAATGTTTTGCCGGCAGGGAATATTTGCCCTTCGGGGAAAATCTTGAAGGCTGATGTGTCGGCGCCGCGGAGCTCGAGGCCAGATGTTTTGGGGACTGGGAGAGGGCACTATGGTCATGGAAGCATAATGCGTGGCGGTGGGAGTGTGAAATTTGATGCTGGTGGTAGTTCTGGTGTTGCTGGGAACTCGCGGGCCGGAGTATTGGCAGGGAAGGGTGTAATGAGTGGTGGTGTTGACGGGGAGGAGATGAAGCGGTTGGGGAATGAGGAGTATAAAAGGGGACATTTTTCCGAGGCATTGAGTTACTATGATAGGGCAATTGCTATTTCCCCTGAGAATGCTGCTTATCATTACAACAAAGCAGCTGCATTGATCGGTTTAAAGCGGTTGGGAATGGCAGTGAGGGAATGTGAAGAGGTTTTGAGGTTGGATCCTGGATATGTTCGAGCACATTATCGATTAGGGTCTCTGTATCTTTG TTTAGGACAGGTTGACAATGCTAGGAGGCACATATGTTTTACAGGGATCCAACCTGATCCTATTGAACTGCAGAAGTTGCATGCTGTAGAGAAGCATTTGAGCAAGTGTACCAGTGCCCGGAGGATTGGGGACTGGAAAGTTGTTTTAAGGGAGGCTGATGCCGCAGTTGCTTCGGGAGCTGATGCTTCACCTCAG CTATTTGCCTGTAAAGCAGAGGCACTCTTAAAGCTTCGGCAATATGCTGATGCAGAATTATGCATTTCGAACATTCCTAGAGTTGGAACTTCTTCACTGTCCTGCTCACAGAACAAGTTTCTTGGCATGCTTTCTGAAGCCTATATCCTTCTAGTCCGTTCTCAGATTGAGATGTCTATGGGAAG GTTTGATAGTGCTGTTACATCTGCTGAGAAAGCTGCACAAATAGATACCCTAAGTGCTGAGGTTTCAGCTTTGCTGAGCAATGTCAGGGCAGTGGCAAGAGCTCGTGCTCGTGGAAATGATCTCTTCAAATCTGAAAGATTTACAGAAGCTTCTGCAGCTTATGGGGAAGGGTTAAGGCTTAATCCTTCCAGCTCAGTTCTTTATTGTAACAGAGCTGCTTGTTGGTATAAACTTGGTCAATGGGAACGATCTATCGATGATTGCAACCAAGCTCTTAATATACTGCCAAATTATACAAAAGCGCTACTTAGAAGGGCTGCCTCAAACAGCAAG CTGGAACGATGGGTTGAAGCTGTTAGAGATTACGAAGTTCTGAGGAAAGAACTCCCAAATGATAATGATGTTGCCGAGGCTTTATTTCATGCCCAGGTCGGGCTTAGGAAATCCCGCGGAGAAGATGTTCATAATATGAAGTTCGGTGGAGATGTTGAATTGGTATCAGGTCTCGAGCAGTTCAGAGCTGCAATATCTTCTCCTA GTGCTTCTGTTGTTCACTTCAAATCGGCGTCAGACCTCCAATGCAACCAGATATCTCCCTTCGTGGATACTCTGTGCAGCCGATATCCATCTATAAATTTTCTCAAG gTTGATGTCCGAGACAGCCCTGGGATTGCTAATGCTGAGAATGTGAAACTCGTTCCAACattcaaaatttacaaaaacGGAAGCCGCTTAAAAGAAATGATCTGCCCAAGTCCAGAGGTGTTGGAGTCTTCTGTGAGGCATTACAGTTCCTAG
- the LOC108215936 gene encoding uncharacterized protein LOC108215936 isoform X1, which translates to MAISSVSAGFRWKFGPVRWSTITTQPSIYFLGSNFIPKFTLVLSNNTTPFLDYKSIPNSRSIIKSSSNACFQVCNLFDYDNYQTHYYFRRMLASSLVLLAAMFMSLFFPQHPVFAVSYGRMGSSSGSSSSSSSSSSSSRPFTTSSSSSLSSRPSSSSSSSYRTDYWYINYDDMRCSDCNDDMRCSDCKCYKGKRITCTNCSCFKEKESERSNSSSDVNNGINLLISNSPCKCKCHSPCKCMCHSATIDKPAWVIICIVFVLAVIDEGKRQNYISEDINKDNVQASDCKIEVADIRWGSVLMVQVGILDKKRELQRKLNRIARTADSCTISGLNNLKKEVVKALLEHHDSCQFAYLFAKYDEMEKYSRPCFRGFLETELAKFDKEDETFLNVDGVIGKKDSGGNFNSSDNEYSVVTLLVLADGEYWIPSVKWHTPLVSKADVKIALQKIRSIRMSNLEALEVLWTPQTENDSISEQELRRDFGLLMRPVKLIKKPYSLLSWF; encoded by the exons ATGGCGATATCATCCGTATCAGCTGGGTTCAGGTGGAAATTTGGTCCGGTACGGTGGTCAACAATCACAACGCAACCGTCAATTTACTttcttggttctaattttattcctaaattTACTTTAGTATTGTCCAATAATACAACTCCTTTCCTCGATTATAAATCTATTCCAAATTCTAGATCGATAATCAAATCAAGTTCCAATGCTTGTTTTCAAGTTTGCAATCTTTTCGATTAcgataattatcaaactcactATTATTTTCGTAGAATGCTGGCTTCTTCATTAGTACTTTTAGCTGCTAtgtttatgtctttattctttCCCCAACATCCTGTATTTGCTGTTTCTTATGGTAGAATGGGATCATCTTCCGGGTCTAGTTCTTCGTCGTCCAGTTCTAGTTCCTCATCAAGGCCTTTTACGACTAGTTCTAGTTCTAGTTTGTCATCGAGGCCTTCTAGTTCTAGTTCATCATCATACAGAACAGATTATTGGTATATAAACTACGATGATATGAGGTGTAGTGATTGCAACGATGATATGAGGTGTAGTGATTGCAAGTGTTACAAAGGGAAACGTATAACTTGTACTAATTGCAGTTGCtttaaagaaaaagagagtgaGCGCAGTAATAGTAGTAGTGATGTTAATAATGGCATCAACTTATTGATTTCTAACAGTCCTTGTAAATGCAAGTGCCACAGTCCTTGTAAATGCATGTGCCACTCTGCCACAATTGATAAACCAGCCTGGGTTATAATATGCATAGTGTTTGTACTTGCTGTAATCGATGAGGGCAAGcgtcaaaattatatttcagaagatataaataaAGACAATGTGCAAGCATCTGATTGCAAAATAGAGGTGGCGGACATTAGATGGGGAAGTGTGCTTATGGTTCAG GTTGGAATTTTGGACAAGAAGCGAGAATTGCAAAGGAAGTTAAATAGAATTGCCCGAACTGCAGACTCCTGCACCATAAGTGGTTTAAACAACCTTAAGAAAG AAGTGGTGAAAGCTCTACTTGAGCATCATGATTCTTGCCAGTTTGCTTATCTCTTT GCAAAATACGATGAGATGGAGAAGTATAGCAGACCATGTTTCAGAGGATTTCTTGAGACAGAGCTTGCAAAATTTGACAAAGAAGATGAGACGTTTTTGAATGTCGATGGTGTTATAGGTAAAAAAGATTCTGGAGGGAATTTCAACAGCAGTGACAATGAGTATTCAGTG GTAACATTGTTGGTGCTTGCTGATGGCGAATACTGGATTCCATCGGTGAAGTGGCATACACCACTTGTGAGCAAGGCGGACGTTAAAATCGCACTGCAAAAGATTCGTTCCATCCGAATGAGCAATTTAGAG GCTCTTGAGGTGCTGTGGACCCCACAAACGGAGAATGACAGTATATCGGAACAAGAACTTCGCAGAGATTTCGGACTTCTAATGAGACCTGTTAAGTTAATTAAGAAGCCGTATagcctactttcttggttttaA
- the LOC108215936 gene encoding uncharacterized protein LOC108215936 isoform X2, translated as MGSSSGSSSSSSSSSSSSRPFTTSSSSSLSSRPSSSSSSSYRTDYWYINYDDMRCSDCNDDMRCSDCKCYKGKRITCTNCSCFKEKESERSNSSSDVNNGINLLISNSPCKCKCHSPCKCMCHSATIDKPAWVIICIVFVLAVIDEGKRQNYISEDINKDNVQASDCKIEVADIRWGSVLMVQVGILDKKRELQRKLNRIARTADSCTISGLNNLKKEVVKALLEHHDSCQFAYLFAKYDEMEKYSRPCFRGFLETELAKFDKEDETFLNVDGVIGKKDSGGNFNSSDNEYSVVTLLVLADGEYWIPSVKWHTPLVSKADVKIALQKIRSIRMSNLEALEVLWTPQTENDSISEQELRRDFGLLMRPVKLIKKPYSLLSWF; from the exons ATGGGATCATCTTCCGGGTCTAGTTCTTCGTCGTCCAGTTCTAGTTCCTCATCAAGGCCTTTTACGACTAGTTCTAGTTCTAGTTTGTCATCGAGGCCTTCTAGTTCTAGTTCATCATCATACAGAACAGATTATTGGTATATAAACTACGATGATATGAGGTGTAGTGATTGCAACGATGATATGAGGTGTAGTGATTGCAAGTGTTACAAAGGGAAACGTATAACTTGTACTAATTGCAGTTGCtttaaagaaaaagagagtgaGCGCAGTAATAGTAGTAGTGATGTTAATAATGGCATCAACTTATTGATTTCTAACAGTCCTTGTAAATGCAAGTGCCACAGTCCTTGTAAATGCATGTGCCACTCTGCCACAATTGATAAACCAGCCTGGGTTATAATATGCATAGTGTTTGTACTTGCTGTAATCGATGAGGGCAAGcgtcaaaattatatttcagaagatataaataaAGACAATGTGCAAGCATCTGATTGCAAAATAGAGGTGGCGGACATTAGATGGGGAAGTGTGCTTATGGTTCAG GTTGGAATTTTGGACAAGAAGCGAGAATTGCAAAGGAAGTTAAATAGAATTGCCCGAACTGCAGACTCCTGCACCATAAGTGGTTTAAACAACCTTAAGAAAG AAGTGGTGAAAGCTCTACTTGAGCATCATGATTCTTGCCAGTTTGCTTATCTCTTT GCAAAATACGATGAGATGGAGAAGTATAGCAGACCATGTTTCAGAGGATTTCTTGAGACAGAGCTTGCAAAATTTGACAAAGAAGATGAGACGTTTTTGAATGTCGATGGTGTTATAGGTAAAAAAGATTCTGGAGGGAATTTCAACAGCAGTGACAATGAGTATTCAGTG GTAACATTGTTGGTGCTTGCTGATGGCGAATACTGGATTCCATCGGTGAAGTGGCATACACCACTTGTGAGCAAGGCGGACGTTAAAATCGCACTGCAAAAGATTCGTTCCATCCGAATGAGCAATTTAGAG GCTCTTGAGGTGCTGTGGACCCCACAAACGGAGAATGACAGTATATCGGAACAAGAACTTCGCAGAGATTTCGGACTTCTAATGAGACCTGTTAAGTTAATTAAGAAGCCGTATagcctactttcttggttttaA
- the LOC108216146 gene encoding uncharacterized protein LOC108216146 isoform X1, producing the protein MAGVSRPFVATPKPKTLFPDILAPFAFATTRSMASSPFQKLQVHRDDNAYFDPLNIFGKKRFRVKAVDDDDGHKGGDDDDKPEWLKRLEKFLKKYESLTKIVAYFKLITDIVKFMWWLYKYVLLPGYAIGKKFLKPEPRIVIALSDKGEEQKNKSGENHSNKGESQKKKQNEEESKTEEQKKKQNEEESKTEEQKKKQNEEESKTEEQNEEVSRWRIQFFKCVFYIYIQVQLHIHFGK; encoded by the exons ATGGCCGGGGTTTCCAGGCCCTTCGTTGCAACTCCTAAACCTAAAACCCTATTCCCCGATATTTTAGCGCCTTTTGCTTTCGCGACGACTCGATCCATGGCCTCTTCTCCGTTCCAGAAACTTCAGGTTCACCGCGATGACAAT GCATATTTTGATCCACTGAATATTTTTGGGAAGAAACGGTTTAGGGTTAAAGCtgtagatgatgatgatggccATAAAGGTGGAGATGATGACGATAAACCAGAATGGTTAAAGAGGCTCGAAAAATTTCTAAAGAAATATGAGTCTTTGACCAAGATTGTTGCATATTTTAAGCTAATCACTGATATTGTGAAATTCATGTGGTGGCTGTACAAATATGTGTTACTTCCAGGCTATGCAATTGGAAAAAAGTTTTTAAAGCCAGAGCCTAGGATTGTGATTGCCCTTTCAGATAAGGGAGAAGAACAGAAGAACAAAAGTGGGGAAAATCACAGCAACAAGGGggaaagccaaaagaaaaagcaaAATGAGGAAGAGAGCAAAACGGAAGAACAGAAGAAAAAGCAAAATGAGGAAGAGAGCAAAACGGAAGAACAGAAGAAAAAGCAAAACGAGGAAGAGAGCAAAACTGAAGAACAGAATGAGGAAGTGAGCAGATGGAGGATTCAATTTTTCAAGTGCGTGTTCTACATTTACATCCAAGTGCAGTTGCATATCCATTTTGGTAAATAG